A single Hippocampus zosterae strain Florida chromosome 19, ASM2543408v3, whole genome shotgun sequence DNA region contains:
- the LOC127591829 gene encoding potassium voltage-gated channel subfamily H member 1-like isoform X1: protein MHGGKRGLVAPQNTFLENIVRRSTESSFLLGNAQIVEWPVVYSNDGFCKLSGYHRAEVMHRSSTCNFMYGDLTDETTIDNIRHTFDSYEPNFYEVLLYTKNRTPIWLYMQVAPIRNENDKVVLFLCTFRDITLFKQPIEDEGARGWTKLARLTRALTNNRNVVQQMAPLSKTEVSHKPSRLAEVSVKGEPRRAAEGYAAPSARSAIGRQNVKMATSAPRPSVFRSFCVLVCVCSRRRQALQLGSDILPQYKQEAPKTPPHIILHYCTFKTTWDWVILILTFYTAIMVPYNVSFRTRQNNLAWLVLDSVVDVIFLVDIVLNFHTTFVGAAGEVVSDARLIRMNYVKTWFVIDLLSCLPYDIINAFEHFEEDFAAPSAAAGDSAGFRRNGTGAEDSVLPGLSSLFSSLKVIRLLRLGRVARKLDHYLEYGAAVLVLLVCVFGLVAHWLACIWYSIGDHEVIDERTHSIKTDSWLYQLALSMGTPYRYNASGTGRWEGGPGKDTLYISSLYFTMTSLTTIGFGNIAPTTDGEKVFSVAMMMVGSLLYATIFGNVTTIFQQMYTNTNRYHEMLNNVRDFLKLYQVPKGLSERVMDFIVSTWAMSKGIDTDKVLSICPKDMRADICVHLNRQVFNDHPAFRLASDGCLRSLAVEFQTTHCAPGDLIFHIGESVDTLCFVVSGSLEVIQDDEVVAILGKGDVFGDVFWKESTMARACANVRALTYCDLHVIRREALTRVLDFYTAFAHSFSRNLILTCNLRKRVIFRKIADVKRERERQRTEVALSIPDDHPVRKLFQRFRQQRDGQAAGESFPYPEGNCVREGSPRPAPTPGRPDKSEQNRPEDAAPSQRGPCAEKPPSRGVDGEGAGGPAARRGWAKLKNPPSAPPPGEGEKPTEKAQGRSKGSRSSEQLAATEKQARAGSAGEGADTGPQGALHKTDSCDSGITKSDLRIDRVGESRSPLERSPLERDLPRAALYEAKAELKADIQALGGRLAALEARVGEVLRLLSVRRRLSLPPAKRGDDPAVASLPDAKDDGPF from the exons ATGCACGGGGGCAAGAGGGGACTGGTGGCCCCGCAAAACACCTTTTTGGAGAATATCGTCCGACGCTCCACTG aaAGCAGCTTCCTGTTGGGCAACGCGCAGATCGTCGAGTGGCCGGTGGTGTACAGCAACGATGGATTCTGCAAGCTGTCCGGCTACCACAGAGCCGAGGTCATGCACAGGAGCAGCACGTGCAA CTTCATGTACGGCGACTTGACGGACGAGACGACCATCGACAACATCCGACACACCTTTGACAGCTACGAGCCCAACTTCTACGAGGTGCTGCTCTACACCAAAAACA GAACGCCCATCTGGCTGTACATGCAGGTGGCGCCCATCCGCAACGAGAACGACAAGGTGGTGCTTTTCCTGTGCACCTTCCGGGACATCACGCTCTTCAAGCAGCCCATCGAGGACGAAGGCGCGAGAG GATGGACAAAGTTGGCCAGACTGACGCGGGCGCTTACCAACAATCGCAACGTGGTCCAGCAGATGGCGCCGCTGAGCAAGACGGAGGTCAGCCACAAGCCGTCCCGGTTGGCAGAGGTCAGCGTCAAAGGAGAGCCGAGGCGGGCCGCGGAGGGTTACGCGGCCCCGAGTGCCCGCTCGGCCATCGGgagacaaaatgtcaaaatggccACCAGTGCGCCAAGGCCAAGCGTCTTCCGCTctttttgtgtgcttgtgtgtgtgtgttcccgcCGACGTCAGGCCCTCCAGCTGGGCTCGGACATCCTCCCCCAGTACAAGCAGGAAGCCCCCAAGACGCCGCCGCACATCATCCTGCACTACTGCACCTTCAAGACCACGTGGGACTGGGTCATCCTCATCCTGACCTTCTACACGGCCATCATGGTGCCCTACAACGTGTCCTTCCGCACCCGGCAGAACAACCTGGCGTGGCTGGTGCTGGACAGCGTGGTGGACGTCATCTTCCTGGTGGACATCGTGCTCAACTTCCACACCACCTTCGTGGGCGCCGCCGGCGAGGTGGTTTCCGACGCCAGGCTCATCCGCATGAACTACGTCAAGACCTGGTTCGTCATCGACCTGCTCTCCTGCCTGCCCTACGACATCATCAACGCCTTTGAGCACTTTGAAGAG GACTTTGCGGCGccctcggcggcggcgggcgacTCGGCCGGCTTCCGGCGGAACGGCACCGGGGCGGAGGACTCCGTGCTGCCC GGCCTGAGCAGCCTGTTCAGCTCGCTGAAGGTGATCCGCCTGCTGCGTTTGGGGCGAGTGGCGCGCAAGCTGGACCACTACCTGGAATACGGCGCGGCCGTGCTGGTCTTGCTGGTGTGCGTCTTCGGGCTGGTGGCCCACTGGCTGGCCTGCATCTGGTACAGCATCGGCGACCACGAGGTCATCGACGAGCGCACCCACAGCATCAAGACGGACAGCTGGCTCTACCAGCTGGCGCTGAGCATGGGGACGCCGTACCGCTACAACGCCAGCGGCACGGGCCGCTGGGAGGGGGGCCCCGGCAAGGACACGCTCTACATTTCCTCGCTCTACTTCACCATGACCAGCCTCACCACCATCGGCTTCGGCAACATCGCGCCCACCACCGACGGCGAGAAGGTCTTCTCCGTGGCCATGATGATGGTGGGAT CGCTGCTGTACGCCACCATCTTCGGCAACGTGACCACCATCTTCCAGCAGATGTACACCAACACCAACCGCTACCACGAGATGCTGAACAACGTGCGGGACTTCCTCAAACTCTACCAGGTCCCCAAAGGCCTCAGCGAGCGCGTCATGGACTTCATCGTCTCCACCTGGGCGATGTCAAAGGGCATCGACACGGATAAG GTGCTGTCCATCTGCCCCAAAGACATGCGAGCGGACATCTGCGTGCACCTCAACCGTCAGGTGTTCAACGACCACCCGGCCTTCCGCCTGGCGAGCGACGGCTGCCTGCGCTCGCTGGCCGTGGAGTTCCAGACCACTCACTGCGCGCCCGGCGACCTCATCTTCCACATCGGCGAGAGCGTGGACACGCTCTGCTTCGTCGTCTCCGGCTCCCTTGAAGTCATCCAGGATGACGAGGTCGTCGCCATCCTGG GTAAAGGCGACGTGTTCGGCGATGTCTTCTGGAAAGAGAGCACCATGGCCAGAGCCTGCGCCAACGTGCGCGCGCTGACTTACTGCGACCTGCACGTGATCCGGCGAGAGGCGCTGACGCGGGTGCTGGACTTCTACACGGCCTTTGCCCACTCCTTCTCGCGCAACCTCATCCTCACCTGCAACCTGCGAAAACGG gtcatCTTTCGGAAGATCGCCGATGTGAagcgggagcgggagcgccagaGGACCGAGGTGGCGCTCTCCATTCCCGACGACCACCCGGTCAGGAAGCTCTTCCAGCGGTTCCGGCAGCAGAGGGACGGCCAGGCGGCGGGGGAATCCTTCCCGTACCCGGAGGGCAACTGCGTGCGGGAGGGGTCGCCGCGCCCCGCCCCAACTCCGGGCCGACCCGATAAGTCGGAGCAGAACCGCCCCGAGGATGCCGCGCCGTCTCAACGGGGGCCTTGCGCCGAGAAGCCGCCGAGCCGGGGGGTCGACGGAGAGGGTGCCGGgggccccgccgcccgccgagGGTGGGCCAAGTTGAAAAACCCCCCGTCGGCTCCTCCGCCGGGGGAGGGCGAGAAGCCAACGGAGAAGGCGCAAGGCCGGAGCAAAGGATCTCGGTCTTCGGAGCAACTAGCGGCCACCGAGAAGCAGGCCCGGGCGGGTAGCGCGGGGGAAGGCGCCGACACGGGGCCGCAAGGCGCCCTCCACAAAACAGACTCGTGCGACAGCGGCATCACCAAGAGCGACCTGCGCATCGACCGAGTCGGAGAATCCAGGAGCCCCTTGGAGCGCAGCCCCTTGGAGCGGGACCTCCCGCGGGCCGCGCTGTACGAGGCCAAGGCGGAGCTGAAGGCCGACATCCAGGCGCTGGGCGGCCGGCTGGCCGCGCTGGAGGCTCGGGTGGGCGAGGTGCTCCGGCTGCTCTCTGTCCGACGACGACTCTCGCTTCCGCCCGCGAAGCGAGGCGACGACCCTGCCGTCGCCTCGCTTCCGGACGCAAAAGACGACGGGCCCTTTTGA
- the LOC127591829 gene encoding potassium voltage-gated channel subfamily H member 5-like isoform X3: protein MDSASCPATTEPRSCTGAARARWTKLARLTRALTNNRNVVQQMAPLSKTEVSHKPSRLAEVSVKGEPRRAAEGYAAPSARSAIGRQNVKMATSAPRPSVFRSFCVLVCVCSRRRQALQLGSDILPQYKQEAPKTPPHIILHYCTFKTTWDWVILILTFYTAIMVPYNVSFRTRQNNLAWLVLDSVVDVIFLVDIVLNFHTTFVGAAGEVVSDARLIRMNYVKTWFVIDLLSCLPYDIINAFEHFEEDFAAPSAAAGDSAGFRRNGTGAEDSVLPGLSSLFSSLKVIRLLRLGRVARKLDHYLEYGAAVLVLLVCVFGLVAHWLACIWYSIGDHEVIDERTHSIKTDSWLYQLALSMGTPYRYNASGTGRWEGGPGKDTLYISSLYFTMTSLTTIGFGNIAPTTDGEKVFSVAMMMVGSLLYATIFGNVTTIFQQMYTNTNRYHEMLNNVRDFLKLYQVPKGLSERVMDFIVSTWAMSKGIDTDKVLSICPKDMRADICVHLNRQVFNDHPAFRLASDGCLRSLAVEFQTTHCAPGDLIFHIGESVDTLCFVVSGSLEVIQDDEVVAILGKGDVFGDVFWKESTMARACANVRALTYCDLHVIRREALTRVLDFYTAFAHSFSRNLILTCNLRKRVIFRKIADVKRERERQRTEVALSIPDDHPVRKLFQRFRQQRDGQAAGESFPYPEGNCVREGSPRPAPTPGRPDKSEQNRPEDAAPSQRGPCAEKPPSRGVDGEGAGGPAARRGWAKLKNPPSAPPPGEGEKPTEKAQGRSKGSRSSEQLAATEKQARAGSAGEGADTGPQGALHKTDSCDSGITKSDLRIDRVGESRSPLERSPLERDLPRAALYEAKAELKADIQALGGRLAALEARVGEVLRLLSVRRRLSLPPAKRGDDPAVASLPDAKDDGPF, encoded by the exons ATGGATTCTGCAAGCTGTCCGGCTACCACAGAGCCGAGGTCATGCACAGGAGCAGCACGTGCAA GATGGACAAAGTTGGCCAGACTGACGCGGGCGCTTACCAACAATCGCAACGTGGTCCAGCAGATGGCGCCGCTGAGCAAGACGGAGGTCAGCCACAAGCCGTCCCGGTTGGCAGAGGTCAGCGTCAAAGGAGAGCCGAGGCGGGCCGCGGAGGGTTACGCGGCCCCGAGTGCCCGCTCGGCCATCGGgagacaaaatgtcaaaatggccACCAGTGCGCCAAGGCCAAGCGTCTTCCGCTctttttgtgtgcttgtgtgtgtgtgttcccgcCGACGTCAGGCCCTCCAGCTGGGCTCGGACATCCTCCCCCAGTACAAGCAGGAAGCCCCCAAGACGCCGCCGCACATCATCCTGCACTACTGCACCTTCAAGACCACGTGGGACTGGGTCATCCTCATCCTGACCTTCTACACGGCCATCATGGTGCCCTACAACGTGTCCTTCCGCACCCGGCAGAACAACCTGGCGTGGCTGGTGCTGGACAGCGTGGTGGACGTCATCTTCCTGGTGGACATCGTGCTCAACTTCCACACCACCTTCGTGGGCGCCGCCGGCGAGGTGGTTTCCGACGCCAGGCTCATCCGCATGAACTACGTCAAGACCTGGTTCGTCATCGACCTGCTCTCCTGCCTGCCCTACGACATCATCAACGCCTTTGAGCACTTTGAAGAG GACTTTGCGGCGccctcggcggcggcgggcgacTCGGCCGGCTTCCGGCGGAACGGCACCGGGGCGGAGGACTCCGTGCTGCCC GGCCTGAGCAGCCTGTTCAGCTCGCTGAAGGTGATCCGCCTGCTGCGTTTGGGGCGAGTGGCGCGCAAGCTGGACCACTACCTGGAATACGGCGCGGCCGTGCTGGTCTTGCTGGTGTGCGTCTTCGGGCTGGTGGCCCACTGGCTGGCCTGCATCTGGTACAGCATCGGCGACCACGAGGTCATCGACGAGCGCACCCACAGCATCAAGACGGACAGCTGGCTCTACCAGCTGGCGCTGAGCATGGGGACGCCGTACCGCTACAACGCCAGCGGCACGGGCCGCTGGGAGGGGGGCCCCGGCAAGGACACGCTCTACATTTCCTCGCTCTACTTCACCATGACCAGCCTCACCACCATCGGCTTCGGCAACATCGCGCCCACCACCGACGGCGAGAAGGTCTTCTCCGTGGCCATGATGATGGTGGGAT CGCTGCTGTACGCCACCATCTTCGGCAACGTGACCACCATCTTCCAGCAGATGTACACCAACACCAACCGCTACCACGAGATGCTGAACAACGTGCGGGACTTCCTCAAACTCTACCAGGTCCCCAAAGGCCTCAGCGAGCGCGTCATGGACTTCATCGTCTCCACCTGGGCGATGTCAAAGGGCATCGACACGGATAAG GTGCTGTCCATCTGCCCCAAAGACATGCGAGCGGACATCTGCGTGCACCTCAACCGTCAGGTGTTCAACGACCACCCGGCCTTCCGCCTGGCGAGCGACGGCTGCCTGCGCTCGCTGGCCGTGGAGTTCCAGACCACTCACTGCGCGCCCGGCGACCTCATCTTCCACATCGGCGAGAGCGTGGACACGCTCTGCTTCGTCGTCTCCGGCTCCCTTGAAGTCATCCAGGATGACGAGGTCGTCGCCATCCTGG GTAAAGGCGACGTGTTCGGCGATGTCTTCTGGAAAGAGAGCACCATGGCCAGAGCCTGCGCCAACGTGCGCGCGCTGACTTACTGCGACCTGCACGTGATCCGGCGAGAGGCGCTGACGCGGGTGCTGGACTTCTACACGGCCTTTGCCCACTCCTTCTCGCGCAACCTCATCCTCACCTGCAACCTGCGAAAACGG gtcatCTTTCGGAAGATCGCCGATGTGAagcgggagcgggagcgccagaGGACCGAGGTGGCGCTCTCCATTCCCGACGACCACCCGGTCAGGAAGCTCTTCCAGCGGTTCCGGCAGCAGAGGGACGGCCAGGCGGCGGGGGAATCCTTCCCGTACCCGGAGGGCAACTGCGTGCGGGAGGGGTCGCCGCGCCCCGCCCCAACTCCGGGCCGACCCGATAAGTCGGAGCAGAACCGCCCCGAGGATGCCGCGCCGTCTCAACGGGGGCCTTGCGCCGAGAAGCCGCCGAGCCGGGGGGTCGACGGAGAGGGTGCCGGgggccccgccgcccgccgagGGTGGGCCAAGTTGAAAAACCCCCCGTCGGCTCCTCCGCCGGGGGAGGGCGAGAAGCCAACGGAGAAGGCGCAAGGCCGGAGCAAAGGATCTCGGTCTTCGGAGCAACTAGCGGCCACCGAGAAGCAGGCCCGGGCGGGTAGCGCGGGGGAAGGCGCCGACACGGGGCCGCAAGGCGCCCTCCACAAAACAGACTCGTGCGACAGCGGCATCACCAAGAGCGACCTGCGCATCGACCGAGTCGGAGAATCCAGGAGCCCCTTGGAGCGCAGCCCCTTGGAGCGGGACCTCCCGCGGGCCGCGCTGTACGAGGCCAAGGCGGAGCTGAAGGCCGACATCCAGGCGCTGGGCGGCCGGCTGGCCGCGCTGGAGGCTCGGGTGGGCGAGGTGCTCCGGCTGCTCTCTGTCCGACGACGACTCTCGCTTCCGCCCGCGAAGCGAGGCGACGACCCTGCCGTCGCCTCGCTTCCGGACGCAAAAGACGACGGGCCCTTTTGA
- the LOC127591829 gene encoding potassium voltage-gated channel subfamily H member 5-like isoform X2 — protein sequence MHGGKRGLVAPQNTFLENIVRRSTESSFLLGNAQIVEWPVVYSNDGFCKLSGYHRAEVMHRSSTCNFMYGDLTDETTIDNIRHTFDSYEPNFYEVLLYTKNRTPIWLYMQVAPIRNENDKVVLFLCTFRDITLFKQPIEDEGARGWTKLARLTRALTNNRNVVQQMAPLSKTEVSHKPSRLAEALQLGSDILPQYKQEAPKTPPHIILHYCTFKTTWDWVILILTFYTAIMVPYNVSFRTRQNNLAWLVLDSVVDVIFLVDIVLNFHTTFVGAAGEVVSDARLIRMNYVKTWFVIDLLSCLPYDIINAFEHFEEDFAAPSAAAGDSAGFRRNGTGAEDSVLPGLSSLFSSLKVIRLLRLGRVARKLDHYLEYGAAVLVLLVCVFGLVAHWLACIWYSIGDHEVIDERTHSIKTDSWLYQLALSMGTPYRYNASGTGRWEGGPGKDTLYISSLYFTMTSLTTIGFGNIAPTTDGEKVFSVAMMMVGSLLYATIFGNVTTIFQQMYTNTNRYHEMLNNVRDFLKLYQVPKGLSERVMDFIVSTWAMSKGIDTDKVLSICPKDMRADICVHLNRQVFNDHPAFRLASDGCLRSLAVEFQTTHCAPGDLIFHIGESVDTLCFVVSGSLEVIQDDEVVAILGKGDVFGDVFWKESTMARACANVRALTYCDLHVIRREALTRVLDFYTAFAHSFSRNLILTCNLRKRVIFRKIADVKRERERQRTEVALSIPDDHPVRKLFQRFRQQRDGQAAGESFPYPEGNCVREGSPRPAPTPGRPDKSEQNRPEDAAPSQRGPCAEKPPSRGVDGEGAGGPAARRGWAKLKNPPSAPPPGEGEKPTEKAQGRSKGSRSSEQLAATEKQARAGSAGEGADTGPQGALHKTDSCDSGITKSDLRIDRVGESRSPLERSPLERDLPRAALYEAKAELKADIQALGGRLAALEARVGEVLRLLSVRRRLSLPPAKRGDDPAVASLPDAKDDGPF from the exons ATGCACGGGGGCAAGAGGGGACTGGTGGCCCCGCAAAACACCTTTTTGGAGAATATCGTCCGACGCTCCACTG aaAGCAGCTTCCTGTTGGGCAACGCGCAGATCGTCGAGTGGCCGGTGGTGTACAGCAACGATGGATTCTGCAAGCTGTCCGGCTACCACAGAGCCGAGGTCATGCACAGGAGCAGCACGTGCAA CTTCATGTACGGCGACTTGACGGACGAGACGACCATCGACAACATCCGACACACCTTTGACAGCTACGAGCCCAACTTCTACGAGGTGCTGCTCTACACCAAAAACA GAACGCCCATCTGGCTGTACATGCAGGTGGCGCCCATCCGCAACGAGAACGACAAGGTGGTGCTTTTCCTGTGCACCTTCCGGGACATCACGCTCTTCAAGCAGCCCATCGAGGACGAAGGCGCGAGAG GATGGACAAAGTTGGCCAGACTGACGCGGGCGCTTACCAACAATCGCAACGTGGTCCAGCAGATGGCGCCGCTGAGCAAGACGGAGGTCAGCCACAAGCCGTCCCGGTTGGCAGAG GCCCTCCAGCTGGGCTCGGACATCCTCCCCCAGTACAAGCAGGAAGCCCCCAAGACGCCGCCGCACATCATCCTGCACTACTGCACCTTCAAGACCACGTGGGACTGGGTCATCCTCATCCTGACCTTCTACACGGCCATCATGGTGCCCTACAACGTGTCCTTCCGCACCCGGCAGAACAACCTGGCGTGGCTGGTGCTGGACAGCGTGGTGGACGTCATCTTCCTGGTGGACATCGTGCTCAACTTCCACACCACCTTCGTGGGCGCCGCCGGCGAGGTGGTTTCCGACGCCAGGCTCATCCGCATGAACTACGTCAAGACCTGGTTCGTCATCGACCTGCTCTCCTGCCTGCCCTACGACATCATCAACGCCTTTGAGCACTTTGAAGAG GACTTTGCGGCGccctcggcggcggcgggcgacTCGGCCGGCTTCCGGCGGAACGGCACCGGGGCGGAGGACTCCGTGCTGCCC GGCCTGAGCAGCCTGTTCAGCTCGCTGAAGGTGATCCGCCTGCTGCGTTTGGGGCGAGTGGCGCGCAAGCTGGACCACTACCTGGAATACGGCGCGGCCGTGCTGGTCTTGCTGGTGTGCGTCTTCGGGCTGGTGGCCCACTGGCTGGCCTGCATCTGGTACAGCATCGGCGACCACGAGGTCATCGACGAGCGCACCCACAGCATCAAGACGGACAGCTGGCTCTACCAGCTGGCGCTGAGCATGGGGACGCCGTACCGCTACAACGCCAGCGGCACGGGCCGCTGGGAGGGGGGCCCCGGCAAGGACACGCTCTACATTTCCTCGCTCTACTTCACCATGACCAGCCTCACCACCATCGGCTTCGGCAACATCGCGCCCACCACCGACGGCGAGAAGGTCTTCTCCGTGGCCATGATGATGGTGGGAT CGCTGCTGTACGCCACCATCTTCGGCAACGTGACCACCATCTTCCAGCAGATGTACACCAACACCAACCGCTACCACGAGATGCTGAACAACGTGCGGGACTTCCTCAAACTCTACCAGGTCCCCAAAGGCCTCAGCGAGCGCGTCATGGACTTCATCGTCTCCACCTGGGCGATGTCAAAGGGCATCGACACGGATAAG GTGCTGTCCATCTGCCCCAAAGACATGCGAGCGGACATCTGCGTGCACCTCAACCGTCAGGTGTTCAACGACCACCCGGCCTTCCGCCTGGCGAGCGACGGCTGCCTGCGCTCGCTGGCCGTGGAGTTCCAGACCACTCACTGCGCGCCCGGCGACCTCATCTTCCACATCGGCGAGAGCGTGGACACGCTCTGCTTCGTCGTCTCCGGCTCCCTTGAAGTCATCCAGGATGACGAGGTCGTCGCCATCCTGG GTAAAGGCGACGTGTTCGGCGATGTCTTCTGGAAAGAGAGCACCATGGCCAGAGCCTGCGCCAACGTGCGCGCGCTGACTTACTGCGACCTGCACGTGATCCGGCGAGAGGCGCTGACGCGGGTGCTGGACTTCTACACGGCCTTTGCCCACTCCTTCTCGCGCAACCTCATCCTCACCTGCAACCTGCGAAAACGG gtcatCTTTCGGAAGATCGCCGATGTGAagcgggagcgggagcgccagaGGACCGAGGTGGCGCTCTCCATTCCCGACGACCACCCGGTCAGGAAGCTCTTCCAGCGGTTCCGGCAGCAGAGGGACGGCCAGGCGGCGGGGGAATCCTTCCCGTACCCGGAGGGCAACTGCGTGCGGGAGGGGTCGCCGCGCCCCGCCCCAACTCCGGGCCGACCCGATAAGTCGGAGCAGAACCGCCCCGAGGATGCCGCGCCGTCTCAACGGGGGCCTTGCGCCGAGAAGCCGCCGAGCCGGGGGGTCGACGGAGAGGGTGCCGGgggccccgccgcccgccgagGGTGGGCCAAGTTGAAAAACCCCCCGTCGGCTCCTCCGCCGGGGGAGGGCGAGAAGCCAACGGAGAAGGCGCAAGGCCGGAGCAAAGGATCTCGGTCTTCGGAGCAACTAGCGGCCACCGAGAAGCAGGCCCGGGCGGGTAGCGCGGGGGAAGGCGCCGACACGGGGCCGCAAGGCGCCCTCCACAAAACAGACTCGTGCGACAGCGGCATCACCAAGAGCGACCTGCGCATCGACCGAGTCGGAGAATCCAGGAGCCCCTTGGAGCGCAGCCCCTTGGAGCGGGACCTCCCGCGGGCCGCGCTGTACGAGGCCAAGGCGGAGCTGAAGGCCGACATCCAGGCGCTGGGCGGCCGGCTGGCCGCGCTGGAGGCTCGGGTGGGCGAGGTGCTCCGGCTGCTCTCTGTCCGACGACGACTCTCGCTTCCGCCCGCGAAGCGAGGCGACGACCCTGCCGTCGCCTCGCTTCCGGACGCAAAAGACGACGGGCCCTTTTGA